tagttattatttgaaaaataaaaccgTCAACATCTTATAATATTTTAATTACACTGATAAATTAAAAGTTTTTACACTAAATGAAGAGCTTTTGATGCATagaaaaggaataaaataaaaaagaatagtGCGATGCACTAAGCTCTCGTTATTCGCGGAATCCGGAAAAGAATCGGACCAAAAGGGTCTATAGTATGCAGTCTTATACTGCATTTCTGTAAGAATCTGTTTACACGGCTTAAACTCGTGGTCACACAACAGGTAATTGAGGCGAAGTCACGTGCCACTGATCTCATTTAATTTTTGCACGCacaacaaaattgaaccaaagaATATAAAATAACTGCTCCAGTAAAAAACTAAAATTGAGCGTAAATATAAAATAACTGCTCCAGTAAAAATTAAAATTGAGCGTAAATCTAAATTAGTGGGATCATCGAATTTCCTAAAACTTTATTATCACTGATTAGAGACATTTACAGGGAAATTTTGCTCCTTTTGATGATCATCTTGAAGGTAACAATTTTCAGAAAGAAGTAAAAGATATTCTTCATATACTTTCTCCAACATGCTCTCATTCATTGGCACTGAATATTTGTTGGAAATGTAGCTGCTTTCTTGAATAAGAAATTCATCTAAATTTGCATCCCCTTCAAGTAATTTACCAAAATCTAAGTCCCTTGGAAAGAATGAAACTTCTTCTAATTTCAACTCAGTTTCCTTGTTGTCAGCATCAGCTTCTTCAAAATTACTATTTGAGGAACAATTAGTACTCAATGTAACATTTTCAAAACTATTGTTCCTTGAAAGTACCTCAGAAGAAATCCTGATGGGTTTCGGTGTAAACACTTGAATTTTCTCAACTTGTACAATTTGACcctcattgtttttgttgttgctcTTTTTGCCTTGTTTTTTTCTTGATTTCTCTTGTTGGGGTCCTTTTCTTGATTCCTTTTTGGAACATTTGGAGAATTTTTTGTGGGGTTTTGGTTCAATTCCAGCACTTTTGAGCTTCTTGATTAAATGGGTGTTCCAATAATTCTTGATTTCATTATCTGTTCGACCTGGTAATCTCCCAGCAATTAGTGACCAACGATTACCCAAAAGAGAATGTAGTCTCAATATAAGATCTTCTTCATCTTGACTGAAGTTTCCTCTTTTAATCCCTGGTCTTAAATAGTTCATCCATCTTAGTCTGCAACTTTTTCCACACCTAAGCAACCctgccatttttatcatatttatacaaaattaatAATTCGTCGCCAACGAGTAAGAAAATGGATGCACTGGCCACCGCGGGCAAGTCCAGAGGTGAAAAAATCGATTCATTTTTTAATAACTTGTCCAACTCGCCTAAGTGTAAATAAATAGAGTTTTGAACCATTTATTAATAAATTGACTCAACAAGGTGAACCCGTAATAAATAATACCTCCGTTCCACTtgatttgaaattattttctttttttggtctgttaaaaaaagaatgacccttttctaaatttagaaacaaTTTTGCTTAGACTTACAATTTTACCCTTAACGAAaatcttttataaccacacaaataattTGGactcctttttgaattgtttagaaccacaaatttcaaaagtctttcatttttttcttaaaccaTGTAACTAGTCAAACAGATTCACGTAAATTCAAACGGATGGAGTATCGAATTATTGGATCAAAACAagtccaaaatttaactcaaacataCAAAATCTTATTTGGCAATTGAAAATTATGTAAATTTAAAAGAACTTAACCAATAATtacagttttttttttcttttggcgaGTAGGATTTAAAAAAGAAGAGAGGAAGTTGGAATTTGGATCATGTTAGGCGGGTTGGACTTTTATGTATTATTTAACTTATTTTGATTCAAGAAAATTTTGACAAAAATGAGTCACTACCCCTTTACTATTTTGACTCACCCAAGGTTTGAACCAACTCGTCCATTTGTCACTTCTAAGCCAGGGGCAAAGCTATACAGTGCAAAGGTGGTGAACTGATCACCTTTATCGAAATATTAtagtaaaatattaaattttagtgatatataatatatatagaacATCTTTTATCAGAGATTCCTTTTACTTCTTTCAAATTTGAAATAAAACTTTTTGCTTCGTGCCTCTGCTCTAAGGATAATGAAAAAAAAGGAGAcggaataaaaagaaaataagcaCATAAATGGAAGCTATGAAAAATGGAGTATTAGTAAAGTTTTTACCAGCATTCTTAGGCAAAGATCTCCATTGTCCTTCACCATTTTCCTTGATATAATTAGTAAGTAACAAATCTTCTTTAGAAGACCAAGGACCTTTTCGCAATCCCTCTTTTGCACAACATGGTTTTCTTCCCATTTCTTaatttcttcttccctttttttccttcttattttAGTAAATTTTCAGAGCTCTTAGTAAAGAAAGAAAACAGAGAGAACTTAAGAAGTAAAGAGTGAAGTGAAGATGAGATTATGGGAAAGGTGGTGGTCTTTTTGAAGCCACGAGGTTGAAATTTACAAGgcattaattaattaatataataataataataataataataataataataataataataatgttgagagaaaaataatttaaagtaaAGGACAGTCAGATCTAGTTGTTCCTTACTTATTGGGGAATGAGTTGATTGGTTtgttatttataaattttatattCCCCCCTTGTGCATGTTTTTCGTGGATCTAATTCTGAAAAGTCATGAAAACTCAGATTCATTATTATGTCGtacacttttatttttttatagagAGCCAATCACGTTGTATAGCCAGGATAGGGACCAAACTAAGATTATTTTGTTTCTcaaatttttataataatttatggTTGGACCAACAATTAATAATTTGAGCAAATGATGGAGTGAAAATAGAACCAAATCGTAGCAGTAAAAGTCAAAATATGTCTCCTCAAATCAACAAATGTAATTAACTAAGTTTTGAATGTTAAGGTATTAATtaaatatgtacatatatatatatatatatatatatatatatatatatatatatgtaattttTTACTTAGCTATCAGATAtatgtaatttttattttcttttctttttgaaagTTATGGGGTCCAATACCCCTGCCCAAAGGATAGTTCCACCTTTGGTTGCCGCCACGCATTTTCTATTGGAAGCACAATATAATTAGAGCCTATATTACAAAGGATAAGTTTAATGATCATCCGTTAAATTAATCAGAATTTTAAATTACATTTAGACATGGGCGGATATATAACTCACATATGGAGCACGCGAATCCATAATCTTTCCGCTAAACTAGGTATTTTacgtaaatattttttataattgatTTAATATTATCTGATGTCATCGATGCTCCAAAAAACTAAACGATACGCTTAGTTGAACGCTGAATTATTTATTTAGAGGAGTAGCTATCAATTCCCTTAGATATTTTTTTCTCCTCACTTTTGTATCCATATTATAAAAATTCTGGATCCGACTCACTAATGTTTGTGCCCTTTGCTCGTACGTAGTCTCATTGGTTGCACGTGGCAAGTTGCAATTATAAAAATTCTCATAGCAATGTTCGAGAATAACTCTCGCGTTTCACAAATAAATAATCAATTCACTCGTAAATGTTAAAGTTCGTCTTATGTTTATTTAATTCTTTTCCCTTTTTCATGTCAAGTGAGTAAAAAACTAATATGTTGTGTTTTCATTATTTATATGATACGCTTCCTTTTAGAAAGAGGTATTGACGAATTAAATAAATTCATCTCCGAAGACAGCCCGTAGTGCTGCACACATTTCCTTCAACTCAAGttatatattttttctgtctCCTTATAATACATTTCGAATTCCGAgagtcaaatatatatttttttatataatttatattcttttttatttagtttttaaatatataaatttaattttagaaaaactaaaaatttatatttgaattTGCAGtcaaaattatcaaaaataattgAGATGGGgaagtatatataatttataaatacaCGTATATACATGGGCGGCTCAAAAGATCTCGTGGCCTAAGGCGAAATCATATGGAGAGGCCCTTAAATTTATTCtataaaatatttacactaacaaCAATATTTGCTttttaaataacaaattaatcatttaagacaaaaaagtgaatttcaaaaaaaaaaaaaaaaaaaagagcacaAAAAATAAAGTGGTGGACTATCGTATGTTGAGGTCTAGAAATCAAAGTGAAAATCTTGATTTGGCTATCATcacaaacaaaaaaagaaataaacatACATAACGTAATAGCGTAAGTTTTGAGCATTGACGGTGCCAAAAATATTTACTCCTTCTGATCATTTAAACGATAATTGTAGTACATTATATTAAGTAGCACTTTTTAGTGAATatctaaaaataaattataaataacctAATATAATATGTCGAATTACACTAAAAAGAAATCGGTGCATGAATACTTTTGTGTTCATGTAATTTCAGAGTATATTGTAAAAGAAATTCATTATGTtatcgatatatatataatttaattcctatataaaaagaaaaaaattcaaattgAAGAGTGAAGCAAATATACTAATTTATCATACTTTATAAATTTATTGgtataaaataacctcaatcaagTAACAAAATAATATATTGTAATACTTTTCTTTATACTAATTATTTATATGAATTATTAGTATATagtaataataagaagaagaatttaaaataaatttggggcCTAAGGCAATGACTTTACTGCCAAAAACCTTAGAGCCGCCGTGCGCATATAATTGATTTGCATCTTTATATGGCAGTTAACTAAGCGAAAAGCTGTGATCGTTGAATTCATTGTCATAGAAAAGTAATGAATTATGTCGTATTCTTCATTATTAAGATGTGGTATTCTTGGTATACCTCTGATTCTCAAGGTGTGTCTACGACAGAAAAATATTCTAATTTAGCAATATAATATATTCCTGCGAAATATATTTGAAAACAGAAAACCCAACAGGGGTAAAAGTTAAAAAGAATTACAGCTCGATCTGAATTGCCTTAggtctttttttttggggggggggggggggagggggaggcaAGAGTTTATATTGATGAGCAGTAGTagatagtaagtaaaataaaaatattaaaaaaaatataaaaaatgatatTGCTTTtcgttataataattatttatttatttattttaaaatgttaaCAATACCGTTTATGAAAAATCATGTAATACAAAACTCTTTTAACCTTGTTTGCTTCTTGACTCTGTGTTTTATGGCCCTGTTTGGGGACAGACAAAATTAGTAGTACTACAATGTAGACGTGCAAATGAATCCACTCCACTTAAACGACATTATTTTTTAGAGAAAATAAAGAACCTTCCAGTAGGAAATgttttaacttattttctttaGTGAGTGTATCCATTACATATTCAGATTAATTAGGTCGATATATTTCAAACATTAATAATTAGGTTTAAAAAAAATTTAGGAGGTTTATGTGAAAAGATACCAAGAGAAATCACCAAAGGTTGTGGTAGAATGGTAAATACTTTTTCATTTTTTACAAGAGGTCTCGGATTCAAACTTTAGTATATAATCGTCTTTGGTAGAAAATGCTTACTTTCGAAAATGGAATTTTCCAGTGCAAATTCGAATTAGTGGACCTGAATCCGGAGATTAAATgagaagaagaataaaaaaaaagATCCCAAATGGAGCGATTATGACACATTATTCTGTGGCATAATATGACtgaatataatataaaatatctctctttttttatatatatatatatatatatatatatatatatatatatatatatataatttatttatttatatttgaatCTTTAGATCCAGACTAAGAGATTCTTGGAAAACATGTAGGGACGAATAAATATACCAACTAGAATCATTA
The DNA window shown above is from Nicotiana tomentosiformis chromosome 8, ASM39032v3, whole genome shotgun sequence and carries:
- the LOC104097791 gene encoding transcription factor MYB3-like, which translates into the protein MGRKPCCAKEGLRKGPWSSKEDLLLTNYIKENGEGQWRSLPKNAGLLRCGKSCRLRWMNYLRPGIKRGNFSQDEEDLILRLHSLLGNRWSLIAGRLPGRTDNEIKNYWNTHLIKKLKSAGIEPKPHKKFSKCSKKESRKGPQQEKSRKKQGKKSNNKNNEGQIVQVEKIQVFTPKPIRISSEVLSRNNSFENVTLSTNCSSNSNFEEADADNKETELKLEEVSFFPRDLDFGKLLEGDANLDEFLIQESSYISNKYSVPMNESMLEKVYEEYLLLLSENCYLQDDHQKEQNFPVNVSNQ